The DNA sequence AGATTAAGGCGACTATCCAAGGTCAAGCTACGGTGGTGATGGCACTTACCGCTCATGCCTTTCAGGACGATCGAGAACAGGTTTTAGCGGCTGGATGTGATGATTTTATTAGCAAACCCTTTCAGGGAGATATGCTATTAGAGAAAATTGCTCATCATTTAGGCGTTCGGTATCTGTATGAAACCTGTTCCCTAGAGTCAACGGTTGAACCCATGGACACTAAACTGACTTCACCGACGATCGCCTCAATTGGGGATTTACCGTGGCCAACCTTATCATCGGAGAGCTTATGGGCCCTTCATCAACATGCGATTGAAGCCGATCATGAATCTATTCTCGATCTCACCAGTGAAATTCAAGATGTACAAATTTCCCAGTGGTTAATGACACGGGTCAATAACTTTGAGTTTGAACGGATTTGTGAGGCGATCGCTCCCTTTCTCACCTCTAAATAATACCTTCGCCAAAATTAATCTTATTTTAGCTGGGTCTGTTTCTTACGGCGATCGTCCAGAGACACCACCTGCGCTTGACGACTCTCTCTAGCCACTCGTACCAATAACCCCGCAGATAACAGACTGGCAATCATCGAATTTCCCCCATAACTAAACATTGGTAAGGGTAAACCAGTGGTGGGTAAGGCTCCAGTCGCCACTCCAATATTAATCAAGGATTGTCCCACTAGCAGAAAAGTCGCACCGATCGCAATTAAACGATGAAACTTATCCGTACATTTGAGCGCCACCACCAACCCTAGGGTGGCATACACCCCTAGCATCAGTAACAACAGCAGACTGCCGACAAAGCCAAATTCCTCAGCATAGACTGCAAAAATAAAATCCGTGTACTGAATGGGTAAATAGAACCATTTTTGTTGAGAGAGTCCTAACCCACTTCCCCAAAACCCTCCTGAGCCGATCGCCATCAAACTTTGAGTTAATTGATAACCATTCTCCATCGGATCGGCCCAAGGATCTAAAAACGTCATAATCCGCTGCCGTTGATACTCATTCATGCTCAAGCTCAACATCCCCAAACCCAATCCTACTCCCCCAGTTGTCAGCAAGGAGCGATAGGGTAAACCCGAAGCCACGGCGATCGCAAACAACGTCATCCCACAAAACGTCGCCGTACTCAGATTCGGTTGCAGTAAAATCCCCACCAACACAGCCCCAAAAATTGCCAACCATCGCCAGCGAATCGCCGGTTTCAACGACGGCCATAAACCAAACACTTGCGCCCCTTGCAGAACCAAAAATGGCTTAATTAACTCCGATGGTTGTATCGGAAACGCCCCCACAGACAACCAACGAGTGGCCCCATTAATCGTTATTCCCAATCCAGGAATAACCGTCACCCCAATCAATCCCAGAAACAGCAGTAGAAACCATTGGGCAACTCTCATCAACGATTTCAACGGCGTATGAACCATGAAATTAAACCCCACACAGCCCAAAACCGCCCAAGCCATCTGCCGCTTTACATAATAAAACCCATCCCCATAGTAGCTATTCGCCAGAGGATAGGATGCAGAAAACAGAATCACCAACCCAACCGATAACCAAAGGAATGTTAACCACCGCAATAGTCTGGCTTCTATTGCCCATTCCTTCACCGAGGGGTCAATCAAAAGAATTAACTGTTGGAACTTCAAGGACTGTTTTTATAGCGCTTCGTGTTGGGGAACAGAGAACCGGGAAGAGGGAATAGCTTGGGAGTACAGGCACAAATGAAAATTAGACCCGACTCCACAGGTAGAGGAAGCTACTGTATCCACCCAATTCTCCCTGGACTCTAACAAACAACAAAGCAAAAGTAAAGCTTTAACCCTTACTTTTGCTTTGTTAGAAAACTCTTGTGCAGGTTTTGTCAACAGGGAAAACCCTCATCCGGAGCGCAACTGATACAGAATTTAGATCAAACCAGCGTTGGTTCCCACTTTACCCGTAGCTAACTCCACTTTGAGGATTTTGCCACCCATTTTCATAATTCGCTGTTGTTCACGAAACCAATTATCATAAGGAACCAACTTCGTGAAGTAGGTATTTTGGAGTTCTCGTTGCGTCCGAATTCTGCTTAAACTGGGCACACAAGCCGTTACCTTAAACATCCGCATGGGCTAATCTCTCCTAATTGTGATTCAAAAATACAGAAAAAATGGTATTAAAACCTTTTTACTTTACCCTCCAAAGTCTGGGAGTCAAGAGCCAATTCTAGACCATTGCGATCGGCTGGCTATAATCACCGAGACAAACCCTTTCCATAGATTAGGCTTGTAACGGTCTAGGACTTACCCTAGACTTCCCAGACTCCACGTCTGAAGGGAGTTGATAAAGTACCACCTTCAGTTGAAGCACTTAGCCTAGCTTAAGCCAGAGCAGATGTAATCGAAGTAAACGCCCATTTCTTTACCAGCGTCAACACCAACTAAGCTAGCCGTAACATCTTTCATAGATTGGATAGCTTGAACTGTGGAACCAATGGGAACACCCAAGGAGTTGTAGGTTTCTTTCAAACCATTGAGAACCCGCTCATCTAAGATAGAAGGATCTCCAGCCAACATTGCATAGGTGGCATAACGCAGGTAGTAATCCAAATCACGGATACAAGCAGCGTAGCGACGGGTGGTGTACATATTACCACCAGGACGAGTGGTATCAGAGTACAGCAGAGACTTAGCAACTGCTTCTTTTACAATGGTAGAAGCATTAGCACTAATTGCCGTAGCTGCACGAACCCGCAGCTCACCTGTTTGGAAGTAGCCTTTGAGCTTGTCTAGAGCGGAAGTATCAAGGTACTTACCTTGAACGTCAGAAGAATTGATAACAGCAGTAATTGCGTCTTGCATGGTTGTGTTCTTGATGAAGTTACTTAAAATGGTCAGTTGTAGTTAATGCTCAAAACCTGAGCCTTGGCTAAAACTTGGGTGAAGTCTAGGTCAGACCACCTTTGACATAATCGAAGTAAGAACCGGCTTCATTTGCATCTTCACCTGACATCAGGGAAGTTGCGACAGCTTTCATGCAACTAACACTTTCAGCCACTGCATCTATGGAAGTGCCCAGAGATTTGTACATCTCTTTTGCACCAACCAAACCGATTTCTTCGATGGGGGTGACATCACCAGCCACGATTCCATAGGTAATTAGACGCAGGTAGTAGTCCATGTCCCGCAGGCAGGTTGCGGTCATTTCATCGCCATAAGCATTTCCACCAGGAGAAACCACATCCGGGCGTTTTTGGAAGAGTTGGTCACCAGCTTCCTTAACAATGCGCTCGCGGGAGTCAGTGAGGATTTGGGCAATCCGTAAACGTTGCTCACCAGATGTTACAAAAGCTTTGATCCGATCCAGTTCGCCTGGGCTGAGATAACGAGCTTCAGCATCAGCATTCACGATGGACTTCGTGACGATACTCATGTTGTGGAGTCCTCCAAAATAGAAATTGTCACCAATTGGGTCTTATATAGATGGCTTGCGCCAAAGGGTCTGAGTCTAATTGTGTTGCAACTTCGGTTATGAACTTGCTTTTTTTAAGAGACCTTGGCATAGCTCAAGGAAATTAGCTTAAAAACACAGAGTTTGACTCAGCGATCGCCGGACATTAACCTCTGATATAGCTCATTGGTTTTATATCCGTCCGAACTCATTGTCAGGCATGGAGTTCACATCCTAAATCACTTCTTAATATTTTTTAACATTTACCCTCATTTTGACCCCTTCTCTAATCTGGTTAGCATAGGTATTTAAGACCATTCAACTATGCTTCGATCGGTTGTTACAAAGCTTCACGATTTTTCCCATAAACCATAAAGTCCATCAGGGATTGAGCCTTAACTCTTCCCCAATGGACACCCCTCTCACCCTCTAAGGGATGGAGTTCAAATTTCAACCTTGATGGTCGTTAGACCGGTTCAAAGCTAGGAATCACAATCTCCTTACTTTGCTTCGTCAACTGGTTATAAAGTTTCTCCGTATTCGGGAAGTTAGCCGCAGGAAGCGTATTGTACCGACAATAGGGAACCACATCTTCACCAAAGGCTTGTAGATATTCCATACTATTAACCATTGCCCCAATAAAGGCACGAATACCCTCACTAGACAAAATCTGGTTATACTTACGAATCTCCGCTTGATCTAAAGGCGCACGACCTAAGAAATGTTTGGTTCCCAGCTCAATCACCTTCGTATTCGGGAAAGGCGTATAGAACTCCTTGATATACAGATCAGAACAACCTAACCCTTCAATAAACTCCTTGACCGTGATCTCACCATTACCCAAACGACTCTCTAAACTAGAGAACTCATTGCTGACCACAAACGGTGCTACATCGCGCTCAAAGACTTGACGATAAGCGGCACCAATCAAGATCTTCACGGCTGGAACATCTGTCAAATTAGTCAACTTAAAGACCTTACGTTGTTCCCGTTGTTTGCGAACCCCTTGAGTAATCCGCTCTTGTACTTCGATTTCACCTCGTGGTGAAGTGACCGCGCCTAGTTCAATAAAGCGTGGAGTCTCTTCTGGTTTAACCAGTTGACCCATATCTTCACGCAGGGTACCTACCCGCATCGAGCGTAAGGACAACCCGGCTGGAGTCAAATACCGCTCATAAGGAACGGTATCTTCTCCGAAGGACTCAGCATACTCAACGGAATCAATAATTGCATCTACCAGAGCATAAAAACCCTTCTTAGAACACAAATCAAAATACTGATTCATTTCCGGACGGCCATAGGTCGGACGACCCAACAACCGACGGTGGATATACTCAATCGCCTTCACCACATACAGAGAACTCCAGTACAGATTACGGAAAACATCTGACTTAGCCAGCGCTTTTATAAATTCCCGAACTGTAATCTCTCCATTTTCCAGGCGAGTCTCCATCGCCTTCAGGCGTTGACCGTCATAAACATCCCGGCCAAAGACCTGTAAATAACAGGCGCGAATTACCGCTTGAGTGGAAGTTTCCGAGAACTTGATATTAGTTCCCGCTTTTTTACTCACCGTTGCCGGGACTTGATCCAACTTAAAGACCTTCGCCCCTAAACTACCGGGTGCTTTACCCCGTGCTCCTGGAGCTGAAATCTGACTCTCAATCCCTGCGCCTCGATGAATCAACAAACGGCGCGTATCCTTACCAAAGGGTGCAGGACTATTACTGGGATTGCGGGTTTCTTTCGGGAAAATCGCTCCAAACTGAATTTCCAGAGGATCATTCCCAGAACCATACACATGCTGATCCGGTAAGGGACCGTTGTAGGCCGCAAAGGTGGTAATAAATTGGGGTACTTTGCGGAAGGGGGCACTGTACTTAAACAGATCCTGTTGGGGCCCCCAGTTGCGGCACTCTTGGGCTTCTTGTCCTAAACCGCGCAAGTAAGGAACCGTCTCTTCTGCGAAGTAATCGGCGTATTCTTGGGAATCGACTAAAGCACCCACTAAAGTAGGGAGTCCCCCATCAGAAACAATGGAGAAATACTTTTGGAACTCTTCGCGACTCGACAGACCTCGACCGAGAATATGACGGAAGGCTAGTTCTACAACCCGACTATTGACAAACGGTTCATAGAACTGCTGGCGATAGAGAGGACTCAGACATAAACGACGTACAAACTCCTTCATGGAGATATCGCCATTTTTCACCTGAGATTCTAGATAAGAAATGGATTGGGAATAGGCACGAGTAATATCTCGTTCAAAGATTTGCCGATAGGCTGCCTTGACCACTTCCTGTTTTTCGGAAGAGGACAAGCCGGGCTTCATGACAAATTTTTGCCGATTCTCAGACGCATTGAAATAGATTTGAGGGAGTGTGAGTCCTTGTTGATCTAAGGTCTGGCGTTGACGGATTTTGTTTGACGGTGTGGAAGCTTTGAATTCCGCAATCACTACGTCAAAGTATTGTCCAACGATATCACTGGCTTCTGCGTCATTTTTAACATATGCTAAAGCGCCAGCTCGCATTTCCTGTAGGGCTACGAGGGTTGCAGCCGTAGAACAAGCGCCTTCAATAATTTCTCTGAGTCCTCGGACATTGACGGAGAGAATATTGGGGTCTCCAGCAACGATTGCATAAGTGATATAACGCAGGAACCAACTTAAATCCCGTAGGGATTTGGTCATATTTGCCGGCCCATAACGGGAAACGTTAATGGGACGGAATCCTGGAGGGACGGGGCCGGCGCTGGCACCGCTAAATAAAGACCCAAATCCAGAAAAGAGTCCACCACCGGATTTGCTTTCTACAAAGGTTTCTGTGCCTTGCGTGCGTTGACCTGCTCCAACGAGCATGGGTTCGGGATCGGCAGGCTTTTCCAGGAAAGCCATGGGAGAGCCACCGGTAAAGATCCGATTGGCTGCTCGTGAAACAATCAGTTCAGAATTTTTGGTGAGGACTTCGGCGATCGCCAACCGTTTGAGACCCGACTCGAAATAGGTTGAAAGTTCACCGAGTTCAGTCCGTCCTAAGAAACGGTCTTGCTGTTCAGCAACAGAAATTGTTGAAACAGCTACCGTTTGATACAGTTGCGGACGAGCAACGGAGCTTCCACCACTTGCCTTGATAGTCATGCGCTCTTCTTCGCTCCCTTTGGATGTTTACAGCAATTGCATTAATGCGTTAAACAGCTTTTGGCTATCCATGGCCAGTCCATTGGACCGATCCTTGAATAGCTATTGGTGTTTGATCTTAAGAGTAGTCTGGGTTGACTCCCCTTGTTTATTAAAAAGCGTAACGATTCACCATCATAGGCGATCCCAGTCCCCTGACTGAGAAAAAAGATAAGTTTTGTTACGTTATCAACAACTTCTAACAGCTCTAGGAGTCATCTAATCCTCTCTCACCCCGCTCTAGCCGCTCTTATCCCCCCCCCTGATGAGCAAAAATTCTCATTATCCCTGTGGCCCAAATATTGGATAATCAGATCTGGCAGAAATCACACGCTCCTCACTATGTCCGAAGCTCAAGCTATTAGTAACGCCGTCGCGAAACTGTACGATACCTATCCCTTTCCTCCAGAACCCTTCCTTGATGAACCTCCTCCGGGATACAACTGGCGCTGGAATTGGCTGACGGCTTACCAGTTCTGTACGGGACGAAAACCCCCTCGCCAAGATATCCGTATTCTGGATGCTGGATGTGGCACAGGTGTGGGTACAGAATATTTGGTTCATCTTAATCCCCAAGCCTCTGTAGTGGGCATTGATTTGAGTGCTGGAGCGATCGCCGTGGCTCAGGAGCGTTGCCAGCGATCGGGGGCTGACCGAGTGGAATTTCATCACCTCAGTTTGTACGATGTGGCCCAATTACCGGGACAGTTTCAGCTCATCAACTGTGTGGGAGTCTTACACCACCTCCCCGATCCCATTCGTGGCATTCAATCCCTAGCTTGTAAGTTAGCGCCTGGGGGAATTCTCCATATTTTTGTTTACGCCCACTTGGGACGATTTGAAATTCAACTGATGCAACAGGCGATCGCTCTGCTGCAAGGAGAACATCGTGGAGATTACCAGGATGGCGTAAAAATTGGCCGCGATCTGTTTTCCGTATTACCAGAAGATAACCGCATCGTGCGGGAAGACAAACGGCGCTGGGCCTTGGAAAATCATCAAGATGAATGTTTTGCCGATATGTACGTTCATCCCCAAGAAATTGATTACACCATCGATACTCTGTTTGAATTAATCGATGCTTCCGGATTAGCCTTTGTCGGCTTTTCCAATCCCCAGTATTGGACGATTGAACGCCTGCTTGGGCAAGCACCCAAGCTGATGAAACGGGTAGAAAATCTAAGCGAACGCCAACGCTATCGCTTGATTGAACTGCTTGATCCAGAACTGACCCACTACGAATTCTTCCTTGCTCGTCCTCCCCTAGATCGCACCGACTGGTCTGCCGATCAAAGTCTGGCCGCAGCGATTCCTGAACCCAATCCTTGTCTCCATGGATGGCCCTCCCGAAGCCTTCTCAACCCGGACTATCAACCCGTTACCCTATCCGAGGAACAATTCCAACTGCTTCAAGCCTGTAATGGGCAACAAACCGTTGCGCAGATTCTGGGCGAAACCTCACACAACCTAGAGCAGATGCGATTTCTTCTAGAGCAAAACTTGATTCTTTTAACGCCCCCAATATCGGGAGATAACCCCACAAATCTTTGAGGATAATTCCCTATTTCCTCATGCCCTCAAAGGATTAACACTTTCTTCAGAAACTGATCCCTCTCCGTGATATGATTTCCAGGGAGTCTACGAACAGACCTCTCAGGGTCACCTGAAAGAACGTTTGGCTAGATCCTCTGTGGCTCTCCTGACGGAGAAAACTCCACAGAATCCTTTTCCCGCAAAGGAATATCCCTTTTTACGCGGTGATGGGAAAACGCAGACCAACAACTCAGGTTAACCAGTCGAAGTGAACACCTCCGACGAATCTCCAAACACGGAAACGCTAACAGCAGAAGACCTGCCCCAAACCCCTCTCCCCAGTGCCTCACCGGGCGCAATGGAAGAGTATTATCAACTGCAAACTCAATTGTATGGTTGGACATTGGGAATGACAGGAGTTGCCTTTGTGTCTGTCTGGTTCTTTTATTCCCTGGGGACCGCCCTCAGTTATCTGATCGGCTCCTGTGCGGGGATAGTTTACCTCAGACTGTTGGCTAAAAACGTAGAAGGACTCGGACGAGCAAAGCAACGTCTTGGCAATACCGGTTTAGCCATTTTCATTGGCGTGATGATTGTCGCCTTCCAATGGAAACAGCTAGAAATCGTGCCCATTTTTTTGGGATTTTTAACCTACAAAGCTGCGATCATCGCTTATGTTCTCAGGACCACCTTAACTCCATAATCAGCGAGCGATCGCCCCATGGATAATCGGTAAAATCCTGTAAAAAGGCAAGCCACTTCGATCGGTACCCTAACTCTGAACCCTCTTTAATAATGGATATGCTTAACTTCCTGGACGCTTATCATAGCCTCCCGTTCGCCGAGCTTGAAGTCGGTAAGCATCTCTATTGGGAAATCGGTAATCTCAAAATTCATGGGCAAGTCATGATCACCTCCTGGTTTGTGATTGGACTGCTTGTGATTGCCTCAATCGCCGCCACTCGAAACGTCCAAAGAGTACCCAGCGGAATGCAAAACTTCATGGAGTACGCTTTGGAATTTATTCGAGACCTGGCCAAAAATGCCATGGGTGAAAAAGAATATCGACCCTGGGTTCCCTTCGTCGGTACTTTATTTTTGTTCATCTTTGTGTCAAATTGGTCAGGGGCCTTAGTTCCCTGGAAAATCATCCATTTGCCAGAAGGTGAACTAGCTGCGCCAACCAGCGATATCAATACCACGGTCGCCCTAGCTCTTTTGACCTCCCTAGCGTATTTTTACGCCGGTCTCAAAAAGCTGGGCTTAGGATACTTTGCTCACTACGTTGAGCCAGTGCCCTTCATGCTCCCCTTCAAGGTAATTGAAGACTTCACTAAGCCTCTATCCCTGAGCTTCCGTCTATTTGGTAACATTCTGGCTGATGAACTGGTGGTTGGGGTGTTAGTATTACTGGTTCCCTTGTTTATTCCCTTACCTGTGATGGCATTGGGAATATTCTTAAGTGCCATTCAAGCCCTCATCTTTGCTACCTTGGCAGCCACCTACATTGGGGAAGCTCTAGAAGATCCCCATCATGGCGAAGAAGAACATAGTTAGCCGTCAAGGGACAAGGCTCATCCCCATCCCAACAGAGAGAGAAGCTCACTCTGCCGGTCTTCGGTCTCAAGCCGAAAGAAAAAATCCTATCAAGTGTACTCAATTTAAAAAAGGAGATTGAACCCATCATGGATTCACTAATTGCTGCTGCTTCCGTTATTGCTGCTGCCCTTGCTGTTGGTTTAGCTGCTATCGGCCCTGGAATTGGACAAGGAAACGCTGCTGGTCAAGCCGTAGAAGGTATTGCCCGTCAACCCGAAGCTGAAGGAAAAATCCGAGGCACTCTCCTGCTGAGTTTGGCATTCATGGAAGCGCTAACCATCTACGGTCTGGTTGTTGCCCTCGTACTCTTGTTTGCTAACCCCTTCTCGTAAGCGATCGCGCTGACGAACAGTAGAGATAGGAACGCTTTCTATCTCTACCCTAATCTAACGAAAGCCAATCGCCGAGATTGTCAGTTCCGTTACAGATTAGACCAAACTCCCTAGAAACTCTAGGGAAACCCTGCTCTGTTAACCAAGAACAGGATAATTGTAAAACCAGAGCAAATCGTTAAAAACTGGGGACGATCGCCAATGATCGATGGGACAATACTTCTTGCAGTAGAAGCAGCGGCTGAGGAAGCAGGAGGTCTTTTTGACCTAGATGCCACTTTACCTGTAATGGCTATCCAATTCCTTATCTTAGCAGCTCTACTGAATCAGATTTTTTATAAGCCTCTCGGCAGTGCTATAGATGAACGGAGCGACTATATCCGTTCTAATTTAACCGAAGCTCGCGAACGTTTAGCCAAAGCTGAACAGCTCGCGAATCAGTATGAAGAAGAACTCGCAGGCGCTCGTAAACACTCACAATCTGTGATTGCTCAAGCTCAAGCTGAAGCCGATAAAATTGCAGCTCAGAACATGGCTCAGGCCCAGCGAGAAGCTCAAGCCAAACGCGAACGAGCCACGCAAGAAATTGATCGACAAAAACAGGAAACCCTAGGCGTTTTAGAAGGACAGGTAGACCAACTCAGTCGCCAAATCCTCGATAAACTGCTCAAAACCTGTTGATCTCCTCCTGATTGGGAGGATCTTGCTGGTTAACCTTCGATACCCACATAACATTTCGGACTTCGTTTGTGTCCCAATCCTGGGTCGGAAACGAGGAAAACCTGTAGAAAAACTGCGCTCAAATGGACTTTCCTAGCATGGGTAATTTGTGGTTGCTGGCAACAGAAGCAACAAAAGGTGGATTCGGACTCAATTTTGATGTACTTGAGACGAACCTCATTAACCTCGGTATTATTATCGGAGTGCTGGTGTACTTCGGTCGCTCGGCAGTGGGTAAGACCCTAGCCGACCGGCGCGAAGCCATTGAAAACGCCATTAAAGATGCCGAAGAGCGACAACAAAAAGCGGCATCTGCGCTCAAAGAACAAGAACAAAATCTCGCTCAGGCTCAAGCTCAAGCGGAAAAAATCCGTCAACAGGCGGTAGAGCGAGCCGCATCGGTAAAAGCCACCATCTTGGCTAAATCGGATGAAGACATCCAAAGATTACAAGAAACAGCCGCCCAAGATCTAGAAGCTGAACAAACTCGAGTGATTGCTGAACTTAGGAAACGGGTGGTTGCTTTAGCGATGCAACGGGTGGAATCCCAAATTAGAGATGAATTAAATGACGATCTTCAGCATCAACTGATCGATCGCAGCATTGCTAGGGTAGGAGGAAACTAATGGCAAATAGTTCCATGATCGGTTCGATTGTAGAACCCTATGCCCAAGCGCTAATGTCCATCGCCCAAAATCATGACCTGACTGATAAGTTTGGTGATGATGTGCGTCTAATCTTAGAAATGTGGGAGAGCAGCGAACAACTCCGCTCGTTTTTAGGTAATCCTTTAGTGAACCCCGATGCGAAAAAAGGGGTTCTCAGACAAATTACACAAGAGGGAACGGATGCTTATGTTCAACGGTTCCTCTTCCTACTGGTTGATCGCGGACGCATCCAATTTTTAGATGGCGTTTGCCAAACCTACCTGGCCCTATTGCGGAAACTGAATCAAACCGTGTTGGCCCAGGTGACCTCAGCCGTAGAACTGAGGGACGAAGAACGCACAGCGATCGCCGAACGCACTCAAGCGATGACCAACGCTAGGCATGTAGAAATCGAAACTCGTATCGATCCAGACCTCATTGGTGGCGTAATCATCCAAGTGGGATCTCAAGTGATTGATGCCAGTCTGCGAGGCCAACTGCGGCGCATTGGTTTAGCTCTGGCCTAGGGTCTCCTCCCTGGAGACTTGAGCGTCCTAAAGCTCAAAATCTGAAGTACACACAGCACCTCTTATATCCCAAAATAGACGCATATGGTAGCTATCAGACCAGACGAAATTAGCAGTATTATCCAACAACAAATTGAACAGTACGACCAAGATGTAAAAGTCTCTGAAGTCGGTACAGTTCTTCAAGTGGGTGATGGTATTGCGCGGATTTATGGCTTAGACAACGCCATGGCCGCAGAACTTGTAGAATTTGAAGACGGAACCGTTGGTATTGTCCTCAACCTGGAAGAGGACAATGTAGGGGCGGTATTGATGGGTGATGGAACCAATATCCAAGAAGGTAGTTCCGTTCGTGCTACCGGCCGGATCGCCCAAGTCCCCGTCGGTGATGCCATGATTGGCCGGGTGGTGAATCCCCTGGGTGAAGCTATCGATGGGAAAGGCGACATCAATACTAGCGAAAGTCGGTTGATTGAATCTCCCGCTCCTGGAATTATTGCCCGTCAATCGGTTTGCGAACCCCTGCAAACCGGGATTACCGCAATTGATGCGATGATTCCCGTCGGTCGCGGCCAACGGGAGCTGATTATTGGCGATCGCCAAACCGGAAAAACAACCGTTGCTATTGATACGATTATCAATCAGAAGTCCGAGGATGTAGTCTGTGTTTATGTGGCGATCGGTCAAAAAGCTTCTACGGTAGCTCAAGTCGTTGCTACCCTGGAAGAAAAGGGAGCCATGGACTACACGATCGTGGTTGCCGCTAACGCCAGTGACCCCGCCACCCTACAATATATTGCTCCCTATACTGGAGCCAGTATGGCGGAATACTTCATGTACAAAGGCAAACATACTCTCGTAATCTACGATGACTTGAGTAAGCAAGCCCAAGCCTACCGTCAAATGTCCCTGCTCTTGCGTCGTCCTCCCGGTCGTGAAGCCTATCCTGGGGATGTCTTCTATCTCCACTCCCGTCTGCTCGAGCGGGCGGCTAAACTCAATAGCGAGCTGGGTAGCGGTAGTATGACGGCTCTACCGATTATTGAAACCCAAGCTGGGGACGTTTCGGCTTACATTCCGACCAACGTAATTTCGATTACCGATGGTCAAATCTTCTTATCGGCTGACCTATTCAACTCTGGCTTACGTCCAGCAATTAACGCCGGTATCTCCGTATCCCGTGTGGGATCGGCAGCTCAAACCAAAGCGATGAAAAAAGTGGCTGGGAAGCTGAAACTGGAATTGGCTCAGTATGATGACCTGCGAGCTTTTGCACAGTTTGCGTCTGACTTAGATAAGGCAACCCAAGACCAATTGGCACGGGGACAGCGCC is a window from the Roseofilum reptotaenium CS-1145 genome containing:
- a CDS encoding ATP synthase subunit I, encoding MNTSDESPNTETLTAEDLPQTPLPSASPGAMEEYYQLQTQLYGWTLGMTGVAFVSVWFFYSLGTALSYLIGSCAGIVYLRLLAKNVEGLGRAKQRLGNTGLAIFIGVMIVAFQWKQLEIVPIFLGFLTYKAAIIAYVLRTTLTP
- a CDS encoding FtsW/RodA/SpoVE family cell cycle protein, producing the protein MKFQQLILLIDPSVKEWAIEARLLRWLTFLWLSVGLVILFSASYPLANSYYGDGFYYVKRQMAWAVLGCVGFNFMVHTPLKSLMRVAQWFLLLFLGLIGVTVIPGLGITINGATRWLSVGAFPIQPSELIKPFLVLQGAQVFGLWPSLKPAIRWRWLAIFGAVLVGILLQPNLSTATFCGMTLFAIAVASGLPYRSLLTTGGVGLGLGMLSLSMNEYQRQRIMTFLDPWADPMENGYQLTQSLMAIGSGGFWGSGLGLSQQKWFYLPIQYTDFIFAVYAEEFGFVGSLLLLLMLGVYATLGLVVALKCTDKFHRLIAIGATFLLVGQSLINIGVATGALPTTGLPLPMFSYGGNSMIASLLSAGLLVRVARESRQAQVVSLDDRRKKQTQLK
- a CDS encoding class I SAM-dependent methyltransferase — protein: MSEAQAISNAVAKLYDTYPFPPEPFLDEPPPGYNWRWNWLTAYQFCTGRKPPRQDIRILDAGCGTGVGTEYLVHLNPQASVVGIDLSAGAIAVAQERCQRSGADRVEFHHLSLYDVAQLPGQFQLINCVGVLHHLPDPIRGIQSLACKLAPGGILHIFVYAHLGRFEIQLMQQAIALLQGEHRGDYQDGVKIGRDLFSVLPEDNRIVREDKRRWALENHQDECFADMYVHPQEIDYTIDTLFELIDASGLAFVGFSNPQYWTIERLLGQAPKLMKRVENLSERQRYRLIELLDPELTHYEFFLARPPLDRTDWSADQSLAAAIPEPNPCLHGWPSRSLLNPDYQPVTLSEEQFQLLQACNGQQTVAQILGETSHNLEQMRFLLEQNLILLTPPISGDNPTNL
- the apcB gene encoding allophycocyanin subunit beta; translated protein: MQDAITAVINSSDVQGKYLDTSALDKLKGYFQTGELRVRAATAISANASTIVKEAVAKSLLYSDTTRPGGNMYTTRRYAACIRDLDYYLRYATYAMLAGDPSILDERVLNGLKETYNSLGVPIGSTVQAIQSMKDVTASLVGVDAGKEMGVYFDYICSGLS
- the apcA gene encoding allophycocyanin subunit alpha, with the protein product MSIVTKSIVNADAEARYLSPGELDRIKAFVTSGEQRLRIAQILTDSRERIVKEAGDQLFQKRPDVVSPGGNAYGDEMTATCLRDMDYYLRLITYGIVAGDVTPIEEIGLVGAKEMYKSLGTSIDAVAESVSCMKAVATSLMSGEDANEAGSYFDYVKGGLT
- a CDS encoding phycobilisome linker polypeptide; this encodes MRMFKVTACVPSLSRIRTQRELQNTYFTKLVPYDNWFREQQRIMKMGGKILKVELATGKVGTNAGLI
- a CDS encoding phycobilisome rod-core linker polypeptide: MTIKASGGSSVARPQLYQTVAVSTISVAEQQDRFLGRTELGELSTYFESGLKRLAIAEVLTKNSELIVSRAANRIFTGGSPMAFLEKPADPEPMLVGAGQRTQGTETFVESKSGGGLFSGFGSLFSGASAGPVPPGFRPINVSRYGPANMTKSLRDLSWFLRYITYAIVAGDPNILSVNVRGLREIIEGACSTAATLVALQEMRAGALAYVKNDAEASDIVGQYFDVVIAEFKASTPSNKIRQRQTLDQQGLTLPQIYFNASENRQKFVMKPGLSSSEKQEVVKAAYRQIFERDITRAYSQSISYLESQVKNGDISMKEFVRRLCLSPLYRQQFYEPFVNSRVVELAFRHILGRGLSSREEFQKYFSIVSDGGLPTLVGALVDSQEYADYFAEETVPYLRGLGQEAQECRNWGPQQDLFKYSAPFRKVPQFITTFAAYNGPLPDQHVYGSGNDPLEIQFGAIFPKETRNPSNSPAPFGKDTRRLLIHRGAGIESQISAPGARGKAPGSLGAKVFKLDQVPATVSKKAGTNIKFSETSTQAVIRACYLQVFGRDVYDGQRLKAMETRLENGEITVREFIKALAKSDVFRNLYWSSLYVVKAIEYIHRRLLGRPTYGRPEMNQYFDLCSKKGFYALVDAIIDSVEYAESFGEDTVPYERYLTPAGLSLRSMRVGTLREDMGQLVKPEETPRFIELGAVTSPRGEIEVQERITQGVRKQREQRKVFKLTNLTDVPAVKILIGAAYRQVFERDVAPFVVSNEFSSLESRLGNGEITVKEFIEGLGCSDLYIKEFYTPFPNTKVIELGTKHFLGRAPLDQAEIRKYNQILSSEGIRAFIGAMVNSMEYLQAFGEDVVPYCRYNTLPAANFPNTEKLYNQLTKQSKEIVIPSFEPV